The following are from one region of the Onthophagus taurus isolate NC unplaced genomic scaffold, IU_Otau_3.0 ScKx7SY_15, whole genome shotgun sequence genome:
- the LOC111421503 gene encoding uncharacterized protein, which yields MFITSSVNIPLAIFTVILRRLIDRLRDPPPALQVVVSGNFLQQYPNFKPIVYGYVIFAVLRYVIKHVKRGTMMDSIRKLLTPAKSCRSKPKLSRFLTNESWMLRNLTKNRSSKHKALSFVSTLIDDESVEPTSSRYGTENTCTCGLSTTMLNPYFIPKLNNRKNDEESREIEDSNETVDDDNNGNSTRTCDVGCLRKRNVRADRDGVNAAELAYTKTRSGKKYYRVTPVRKKNG from the exons ATGTTTATAACAAGTTCCGTTAACATTCCATTGGCGATATTCACAGTAATTCTAAGAAGATTAATCGATCGACTTCGAGATCCTCCG CCAGCTCTTCAAGTAGTGGTGTCGGGAAATTTTCTTCAACAATACCCAAATTTCAAACCAATCGTTTACGGTTACGTCATATTCGCGGTGTTACGTTACGTAATTAAACATGTCAAGAGAGGCACCATGATGGACTCGAttcgaaaattattaacaCCAGCAAAATCATGCAGAAGTAAACCAAAATTAAGTCGATTTCTCACAAACGAGTCTTGGATGTTGAGGAATTTAACGAAGAATAGGTCGTCGAAGCATAAAGCTTTATCGTTCGTATCAACTTTAATCGATGATGAATCAGTAGAACCAACATCTTCACGTTATGGCACTGAAAATACTTGTACTTGCGGTTTGAGTACAACCATGTTGAACCCGTATTTTAttcctaaattaaataatcgcAAAAATGATGAGGAATCACGAGAAATTGAAGATTCAAATGAAACTGTGGATGATGATAATAATGGAAATTCCACAAGAACTTGTGATGTAGGTTGTTTGAGGAAGCGAAATGTTAGAGCTGATAGAGATGGAGTGAATGCAGCGGAATTGGCTTATACTAAAACGAGAAGTGGGAAAAAATATTATCGGGTCACTCCTGTACGTAAAAAGAatggataa